A window from Calypte anna isolate BGI_N300 unplaced genomic scaffold, bCalAnn1_v1.p scaffold_81_arrow_ctg1, whole genome shotgun sequence encodes these proteins:
- the LIMD2 gene encoding LIM domain-containing protein 2 has translation MVLQEGCLRHLPREHQPTGFKLRIKQPEEGKEPCSRLQDLPAPPPTHEVKNNSGGSSVQRSKSFSLKAQVKEMCTACQKTVYPMERLVADKFVFHNSCFCCKHCHTKLSLGSYAALHGEFYCKPHFQQLFKSKGNYDEGFGRKQHKELWVHKEVESGTKTA, from the exons GTGTTGCAAGAGGGCTGTCTCAGACACCTCCCCAGGGAACATCAGCCCACAGGCTTCAAGCTCAGGATTAAACAgccagaggaggggaaggaaccATGTTCCAGGCTACAGGACctgccagccccccccccaactcAT gaGGTGAAGAACAACTCAGGAGGCAGCTCCGTGCAACGCTCCAAG TCCTTCAGCCTGAAGGCTCAAGTGAAGGAGATGTGCACTGCCTGCCAGAAAACTGTCTACCCCATGGAGAGGCTGGTGGCAGATAAATTTGTCTTCCACAactcctgcttctgctgcaagCACTGCCACACCAAGCTCAG cctgggcaGCTATGCAGCTCTCCACGGGGAATTCTACTGCAAGCCCCACTTCCAGCAGCTCTTCAAGAGTAAAGGCAACTACGACGAGGGCTTCGGGCGCAAGCAGCACAAGGAGCTGTGGGTGCACAAGGAGGTGGAGAGTGGGACCAAGACAGCCTGA